One genomic segment of Synechocystis sp. LKSZ1 includes these proteins:
- the groL gene encoding chaperonin GroEL (60 kDa chaperone family; promotes refolding of misfolded polypeptides especially under stressful conditions; forms two stacked rings of heptamers to form a barrel-shaped 14mer; ends can be capped by GroES; misfolded proteins enter the barrel where they are refolded when GroES binds): MAKSIIYNDDARRALERGIDILAEAVAVTLGPKGRNVVLEKKFGAPQIINDGITIAKEIELEDHIENTGVSLIRQAASKTNDVAGDGTTTATVLAHAIVKEGLRNVAAGANPIALKRGIDRATDFLVEQIKAHAKPVEDSKAIAQVGAISAGNDEEVGQMIASAMDKVGKEGVISLEEGKSMTTELEITEGMRFDKGYISPYFVTDAERMEAVMEDPAILITDKKINLVQDLVPVLEQVARQGKPLLIIAEDIEKEALATLVVNRLRGVLNVAAVKAPGFGDRRKQMLEDIAVLTGGQMISEDAGLKLESTKIESLGKARRITITKDNTTIVAEGNETAVKARCEQIRRQIEETESSYDKEKLQERLAKLAGGVAVIKVGAATETEMKDRKLRLEDAINATKAAVEEGIVPGGGTTLAHLAPQLETWATQNLKDEELTGAMIVARALPAPLKRIAENAGQNGAVISERVKEKDFNTGFNAANNEYVDMIAAGIVDPAKVTRSALQNAASIAGMVLTTECIVVDKPEKEKAPAGAPGGGDFDY, translated from the coding sequence ATGGCTAAATCGATTATTTACAATGACGATGCTCGTCGTGCCCTAGAGCGGGGTATTGATATCCTGGCAGAAGCCGTTGCTGTTACCCTCGGCCCCAAAGGTCGCAACGTGGTACTCGAGAAAAAATTTGGCGCGCCCCAAATCATCAATGACGGGATCACCATTGCCAAAGAGATCGAACTCGAAGACCACATCGAAAACACTGGTGTTTCTTTGATCCGTCAAGCCGCTTCCAAAACCAATGATGTCGCTGGGGATGGAACCACCACGGCTACGGTTCTGGCCCACGCCATTGTCAAAGAAGGTCTGCGCAACGTTGCCGCTGGCGCTAATCCCATTGCCCTCAAGCGCGGGATTGACCGAGCCACCGACTTCCTAGTCGAGCAGATCAAGGCCCATGCCAAACCCGTCGAAGATTCCAAAGCCATTGCCCAAGTGGGTGCTATCTCTGCTGGTAACGACGAAGAAGTCGGCCAAATGATTGCCAGCGCTATGGACAAAGTGGGTAAAGAAGGCGTTATCTCCCTCGAAGAAGGGAAATCCATGACCACCGAACTGGAAATTACCGAAGGGATGCGCTTTGACAAAGGCTACATCTCTCCCTACTTCGTCACCGACGCAGAGCGCATGGAAGCCGTGATGGAAGATCCGGCTATCCTGATCACCGACAAGAAAATCAACCTGGTGCAAGACCTGGTTCCCGTGCTGGAGCAAGTGGCCCGCCAAGGCAAGCCCCTGCTGATCATCGCTGAAGACATTGAAAAAGAGGCCCTGGCAACCTTGGTGGTTAACCGTCTGCGCGGTGTCCTGAACGTGGCTGCGGTTAAGGCCCCTGGCTTTGGCGACCGTCGCAAACAAATGCTGGAAGACATCGCCGTCCTCACCGGTGGTCAAATGATCAGCGAAGATGCCGGTCTGAAACTGGAAAGCACCAAGATCGAAAGTCTGGGTAAAGCCCGCCGCATCACCATCACCAAGGACAACACCACCATTGTGGCTGAAGGCAACGAAACCGCTGTTAAAGCCCGTTGCGAACAGATCCGTCGTCAGATCGAAGAAACTGAATCTTCCTACGACAAAGAAAAACTGCAAGAGCGTCTGGCTAAATTGGCCGGTGGGGTTGCCGTCATCAAAGTCGGTGCCGCGACCGAAACCGAAATGAAAGACCGCAAACTGCGTCTGGAAGATGCCATCAACGCCACCAAAGCCGCTGTGGAAGAAGGGATTGTTCCCGGTGGTGGTACGACCTTGGCTCACCTGGCTCCTCAACTGGAAACCTGGGCCACCCAGAACCTTAAAGATGAAGAGTTGACCGGTGCCATGATCGTGGCCCGGGCCCTGCCCGCTCCCCTGAAACGGATTGCGGAAAATGCTGGCCAAAACGGTGCCGTCATCTCCGAGCGCGTCAAAGAAAAAGACTTCAATACCGGTTTCAACGCCGCCAACAACGAATACGTTGACATGATTGCCGCCGGTATTGTTGACCCCGCTAAAGTGACCCGTTCGGCCCTGCAAAATGCCGCTTCTATCGCCGGCATGGTATTGACCACTGAATGTATCGTGGTTGATAAACCCGAAAAAGAAAAAGCGCCGGCTGGTGCTCCCGGTGGCGGTGACTTCGACTACTAA
- the groES gene encoding co-chaperone GroES, whose translation MAAISINVTTVKPLADRVLVKVSPSEEKTAGGILLPDTAKEKPQVGEVVSVGPGKRNDDGTYSPVEVKVGDKVLYSKYAGTDIKLGGDDYVLLTEKDILAAVA comes from the coding sequence ATGGCAGCTATTTCTATTAACGTTACGACCGTCAAACCTCTCGCTGACCGCGTTTTGGTCAAAGTGAGTCCTTCCGAAGAAAAAACCGCTGGTGGCATTCTTCTGCCCGATACCGCCAAAGAAAAACCCCAGGTGGGCGAAGTGGTTTCTGTTGGCCCTGGCAAGCGCAATGATGATGGCACCTACTCTCCCGTCGAAGTGAAAGTCGGCGATAAAGTTCTCTATTCCAAGTATGCCGGTACCGATATCAAACTCGGCGGTGACGACTACGTTCTCTTGACCGAAAAAGATATCTTGGCCGCTGTTGCCTAG
- a CDS encoding glutaredoxin family protein, whose product MELILYSKPGCHLCEGLAEKLAQIAGLQVEIRDITTNPAWWEAFQYEIPVLCRKVNEGEQPLPRFSPRASIAQIEKQLQALLPPTA is encoded by the coding sequence ATGGAATTAATCCTTTACAGTAAGCCCGGCTGTCACCTCTGCGAGGGCCTGGCCGAAAAATTGGCCCAGATTGCCGGCCTGCAGGTAGAAATCCGAGACATCACCACGAATCCCGCCTGGTGGGAAGCTTTTCAGTACGAAATTCCGGTACTTTGCCGCAAAGTCAACGAAGGGGAACAACCTCTGCCCCGCTTTTCCCCTCGAGCCTCCATCGCGCAGATAGAAAAACAATTGCAAGCCTTACTTCCCCCGACTGCCTGA
- a CDS encoding ABC-F family ATP-binding cassette domain-containing protein has product MLRLEHIRKIYPTGEVLKDINWEVKPEERVGLVGVNGAGKSTQMRIIMGEVEPTEGEIIRPAGLKMAHLTQEFDVMPSRTVREELWTVFTEANQVHEATLQLHHQMESANPDELDKLIQKLDRLQRQFEALDGYRLESQIEKILPEVGFEPEDGDRLVSSFSGGWQMRISLAKILLQEPDLLLLDEPTNHLDLETIEWLENYLRGLKTPMVIISHDREFLDRLCTKIVETERGVSTTYLGNYSSYLAQKAENRAALESTYERQQKEIAKQQAFVDRFRASATRSTQAKSREKQLDKIERVEAPIGDVRTLKFHFPPAPRSGEEVALVQDLSHTYGDKVLFLGANLEIERGDRVAFLGPNGCGKSTILRMIMGLETPEEGQVSLGKHNIIPGYFEQNQAEALDLAKTVMETIHDEVPDWKNEEVRTLLGRFLFTGDTVFKPVQALSGGEKARLALAKMLLTPANFLILDEPTNHLDIPAKEMLEEALKSYEGTVAIVSHDRYFISQVANKIVEIRDGEFKVYLGDYHYYLDKIEAEKQAERLRLEAEKQAQKQAEKRAKEATKKAEKKKKASVS; this is encoded by the coding sequence ATGCTGAGATTGGAGCACATTCGTAAAATTTATCCCACTGGAGAAGTCCTCAAGGACATCAACTGGGAAGTCAAACCCGAAGAACGGGTGGGTCTAGTGGGCGTCAACGGGGCCGGTAAGTCCACCCAAATGCGGATCATTATGGGGGAAGTGGAACCGACGGAGGGGGAAATTATTCGCCCAGCGGGCCTGAAAATGGCCCATCTAACCCAGGAATTTGATGTGATGCCCAGTCGCACGGTGCGAGAAGAATTGTGGACGGTCTTTACCGAAGCGAACCAAGTCCATGAAGCAACGCTCCAACTCCATCACCAGATGGAAAGTGCCAACCCCGACGAACTGGATAAATTAATCCAAAAATTAGACCGCCTACAACGTCAGTTCGAGGCCCTGGACGGCTATCGCCTAGAATCCCAAATTGAGAAAATTCTGCCGGAAGTTGGCTTTGAGCCGGAGGATGGCGACCGCTTGGTCAGTTCCTTCAGTGGCGGTTGGCAGATGCGCATCAGTTTGGCCAAAATTCTATTGCAGGAACCGGATCTCCTGCTTCTGGATGAGCCGACCAACCATCTGGATCTTGAAACCATCGAATGGCTCGAAAATTATCTGCGGGGCCTGAAAACACCGATGGTGATCATTTCCCATGACCGAGAATTTCTCGACCGACTTTGTACCAAAATTGTGGAAACGGAACGGGGCGTCTCTACCACCTACCTCGGCAATTATTCCAGCTACCTGGCCCAAAAAGCCGAAAACCGAGCCGCCCTAGAAAGCACCTACGAGCGCCAGCAGAAGGAAATTGCCAAACAGCAGGCCTTTGTGGATCGCTTCCGCGCCAGTGCCACCCGCAGTACCCAGGCCAAAAGCCGCGAAAAACAACTGGACAAAATTGAACGGGTTGAGGCCCCCATCGGAGATGTGCGGACGCTGAAATTTCACTTTCCTCCTGCTCCCCGCAGTGGCGAAGAGGTGGCCCTAGTTCAAGACCTGTCCCATACCTACGGTGATAAAGTTCTGTTCCTAGGGGCCAACTTAGAAATTGAGCGGGGCGACCGGGTGGCCTTTCTCGGCCCCAATGGCTGTGGCAAATCCACAATCTTGAGAATGATCATGGGCCTGGAAACGCCGGAGGAGGGCCAGGTGAGTCTGGGCAAACACAATATTATTCCTGGCTATTTTGAGCAAAACCAGGCCGAGGCCCTGGATCTGGCCAAGACGGTGATGGAAACTATCCACGATGAAGTCCCCGACTGGAAAAATGAAGAGGTGCGGACTCTGCTCGGTCGCTTTCTCTTTACCGGAGATACGGTGTTTAAACCAGTTCAGGCCCTGAGTGGTGGTGAAAAGGCCCGTTTGGCCCTGGCTAAAATGCTCCTGACACCGGCTAATTTTTTAATTCTGGATGAGCCGACTAATCATTTAGATATTCCCGCCAAAGAAATGCTGGAAGAGGCCCTGAAAAGCTACGAAGGCACAGTGGCCATTGTCTCCCACGACCGTTATTTCATCTCCCAAGTGGCTAATAAAATCGTGGAAATTCGGGACGGGGAATTTAAGGTTTACCTTGGTGATTACCATTATTACCTGGATAAAATTGAAGCGGAAAAACAGGCAGAACGTCTCCGTTTAGAGGCGGAAAAACAGGCCCAGAAACAAGCCGAAAAACGAGCCAAGGAAGCCACTAAAAAAGCAGAGAAAAAGAAAAAAGCCAGTGTCAGCTAA
- the dcd gene encoding dCTP deaminase, which yields MIKNDLWITGMASQGMIAPFEPRLVRRVESLPVISFGLSSFGYDIRLSPSDFRIFRHIPGTVVDPKNFNAENLEASKLHQDENGQFFILPAHSYGLGVALERLEIPDHITVLCIGKSSYARIGLIANLTPAEAGWRGHLTLEFSNSSSADCRIYANEGVVQLLFLEGEPCSISYHTREGKYQDQPEAVTLVRV from the coding sequence ATGATTAAAAATGACCTGTGGATCACAGGAATGGCTAGTCAGGGGATGATTGCCCCCTTTGAACCTCGACTGGTGCGTCGTGTAGAGAGCTTGCCGGTGATTTCTTTTGGCTTGAGCAGTTTTGGCTACGATATCCGCCTTTCTCCCAGTGATTTTCGCATTTTTCGCCATATTCCCGGCACGGTGGTCGATCCTAAAAATTTCAATGCTGAGAATTTAGAAGCCAGTAAGCTTCATCAAGATGAAAATGGCCAGTTTTTTATCTTGCCGGCCCATTCCTATGGACTGGGAGTGGCCCTGGAACGGCTAGAAATTCCCGACCACATTACGGTGTTGTGTATCGGCAAAAGTTCCTACGCCCGTATTGGTTTAATCGCCAATTTGACCCCTGCAGAGGCCGGTTGGCGGGGCCATCTAACCTTGGAATTTTCTAATTCCTCTAGCGCTGACTGTCGCATCTATGCCAACGAGGGCGTTGTACAGCTACTTTTCCTGGAAGGGGAGCCTTGCTCTATTAGCTATCACACTCGCGAAGGCAAATATCAGGATCAACCCGAAGCGGTAACCCTCGTGCGGGTTTAG
- a CDS encoding Uma2 family endonuclease, which produces MTVALERDILYPDSDGQPMADNTKQFRWIVLLKENLECLFADDPDVFVAGDLLWYPVEGHPEIRIAPDAMVVLGRPKGDRGSYRQWLEDNQPPQVVFEVLSPGNTTKEMTRKLKFYEHYKVEEYYIYDPDYNELTGLERVEGELRLIEAVENWTSPRLSIRFELTETELKVYYPDGRPFLSTIELARQAEAAQQRADQAQQEMILERQRAEQADQQAELAQQRAEQAELENARLRELLRQAGWSSGESAPN; this is translated from the coding sequence ATGACGGTAGCCCTTGAGCGTGACATTCTTTATCCTGACAGTGACGGACAACCCATGGCGGATAATACCAAGCAATTTCGTTGGATTGTGTTGCTCAAGGAAAATTTAGAATGTCTTTTTGCCGATGACCCCGATGTCTTTGTGGCAGGGGATTTGCTGTGGTATCCCGTAGAAGGCCATCCTGAAATTCGGATTGCTCCGGATGCGATGGTTGTGTTGGGTCGTCCCAAGGGAGACAGGGGCTCGTATCGGCAGTGGTTAGAAGATAATCAACCGCCCCAGGTGGTGTTTGAGGTTTTATCCCCAGGCAATACCACTAAGGAAATGACGCGTAAGTTAAAGTTCTATGAGCATTATAAAGTTGAGGAGTACTACATTTATGACCCCGACTACAATGAGTTGACAGGATTAGAACGGGTTGAGGGAGAGTTAAGGCTGATTGAGGCAGTGGAAAATTGGACGAGCCCCCGCCTAAGCATCCGTTTTGAGTTAACAGAGACCGAGTTGAAGGTCTATTATCCGGATGGGCGCCCTTTTTTAAGCACGATAGAATTGGCGCGACAGGCGGAAGCGGCCCAGCAACGGGCCGACCAAGCGCAACAGGAAATGATCTTGGAGCGTCAAAGGGCCGAGCAAGCTGATCAACAGGCCGAACTGGCCCAGCAACGAGCAGAACAAGCCGAATTGGAAAACGCGCGCTTAAGGGAGTTATTGCGTCAGGCGGGCTGGTCTTCTGGGGAAAGCGCTCCGAACTAA
- a CDS encoding iron-sulfur cluster assembly accessory protein, which produces MIHLTPTAAQEIKRLQQSRGQHKSSFRLGVQAGGCAGLYYTLDLINEFAETDLEFESEGIAIAIPEAVAHYVQNLRVDYAEDLMGGGFRFSNPNASKTCSCSLSFQLDA; this is translated from the coding sequence ATGATTCACCTAACGCCAACCGCAGCCCAAGAAATTAAGCGACTCCAGCAGAGCCGAGGCCAACACAAAAGTTCCTTTCGTCTAGGCGTCCAGGCGGGGGGCTGTGCCGGTTTGTACTATACCCTAGACCTCATCAATGAGTTTGCGGAAACCGACCTAGAATTTGAGAGCGAGGGTATTGCCATTGCGATCCCCGAAGCCGTGGCTCATTATGTACAAAACCTGCGAGTTGACTACGCCGAAGACCTGATGGGGGGAGGTTTTCGCTTTAGCAATCCCAATGCTAGCAAGACCTGTAGTTGTAGTCTTTCATTTCAGTTGGATGCTTAA
- the crtD gene encoding C-3',4' desaturase CrtD, translating into MTQRVLVIGAGIGGLTAGALLAQQGYEVRVYEQAAVVGGCASSFRRRGFIFDVGATQVAGLEMGGIHQRIFSQLGLPLPEATDCDPACAVFLPGEREPISVWRDPERWRQERQRQFPGSELFWQLLQSLFQASWRFQSRDPILPPRHLWDGLQLLQALRPDTLITVPFTGMTVTDALKLLGLGADQRLKTFLDLQLKLYSQVGADETALLYAATALAVSQAPQGLCHLQGSMQVLADTLVTGLEKYGGQLYRRHRIDRIHQQQGRVIGLTLTDLKTGTVHREEADHIIANVPAPNLIDLLDQPPPGYQQRVKALPPSSGAFVIYLGVQEAAIPVDCPPHLQFLYDAQGPIGENNSLFVSVSKPGDGRAPLGQRTIVASSFTDVGSWWTDSPQAYEQLKAHYTQTALVRLSQYFELTEATILHQEVATPRTFERFTLRQHGIVGGVGQRLATFGPFGLATRSPIKNLWLAGDSVHPGEGTAGVSYSAWSIVRQILASA; encoded by the coding sequence ATGACACAACGGGTTTTGGTAATTGGGGCCGGTATTGGGGGCCTAACTGCCGGGGCGCTACTGGCCCAACAGGGTTACGAGGTAAGGGTCTACGAACAGGCCGCCGTTGTTGGCGGTTGTGCCTCTAGTTTTCGGCGACGGGGCTTTATTTTTGATGTGGGGGCCACCCAGGTCGCGGGTCTGGAAATGGGGGGAATCCACCAGCGTATTTTCAGCCAGTTAGGCCTGCCCCTGCCTGAGGCAACGGACTGTGACCCGGCCTGTGCCGTCTTTTTACCCGGAGAAAGGGAACCGATCTCGGTTTGGCGAGATCCTGAGCGCTGGCGACAGGAACGACAACGACAATTTCCCGGTAGTGAACTTTTTTGGCAATTGCTCCAGTCCCTCTTCCAGGCCAGCTGGCGCTTTCAAAGCCGAGACCCCATCCTCCCTCCCCGCCATTTATGGGATGGACTGCAATTGCTTCAGGCCCTACGTCCCGATACCCTGATCACAGTGCCGTTTACCGGGATGACCGTCACCGATGCTCTGAAGCTCCTGGGCCTAGGGGCCGACCAGCGCCTCAAAACCTTTTTGGATCTCCAGCTAAAACTCTATTCCCAGGTGGGGGCCGATGAAACAGCGCTTCTCTACGCGGCGACGGCCCTAGCGGTTTCCCAGGCCCCCCAGGGCCTTTGCCATCTGCAGGGTAGTATGCAAGTTTTGGCCGATACACTGGTTACTGGCCTAGAAAAATACGGCGGCCAGCTTTATCGACGCCATCGTATTGACCGCATTCATCAGCAACAAGGCCGCGTGATTGGCCTGACTCTTACGGATTTAAAAACCGGAACCGTTCATCGGGAAGAGGCAGATCACATTATTGCCAACGTCCCAGCCCCAAACTTAATCGACCTTCTAGATCAACCTCCCCCAGGCTACCAACAACGTGTTAAGGCCCTTCCCCCGTCCTCCGGGGCCTTTGTTATTTATCTAGGAGTACAGGAGGCCGCTATTCCGGTTGATTGTCCTCCTCATTTGCAGTTTTTGTATGATGCCCAAGGCCCGATTGGCGAAAATAATTCCCTATTTGTCAGTGTGAGCAAGCCGGGGGATGGCCGCGCTCCCCTCGGCCAACGGACGATTGTGGCGTCCTCGTTTACTGATGTTGGCTCTTGGTGGACGGATTCTCCCCAGGCCTATGAGCAACTCAAGGCCCACTATACCCAAACGGCCCTGGTCCGCCTGAGTCAATACTTTGAACTTACGGAGGCCACGATTCTCCACCAGGAAGTCGCGACTCCTCGCACCTTCGAGCGCTTTACCCTACGGCAACATGGGATTGTGGGCGGAGTGGGCCAACGCCTGGCTACCTTTGGCCCTTTTGGCCTGGCCACCCGTTCACCGATTAAAAATCTCTGGCTGGCGGGGGATTCTGTTCACCCTGGAGAGGGGACGGCCGGCGTCAGCTATTCGGCCTGGAGCATTGTTCGACAAATCCTAGCGAGCGCCTAG
- a CDS encoding YggT family protein: MDATALIINTLLNFINIYLLLLFIRILLSWFQTAEWANSAMGFLSPITDPYLNIFRSFIPPLGGIDFSPILAILALQFLSSALSQFPVMAGF; this comes from the coding sequence ATGGATGCAACTGCACTTATTATTAATACACTGCTGAACTTCATTAACATTTATCTCTTACTCCTTTTTATTAGAATTTTGCTTTCCTGGTTCCAAACCGCCGAATGGGCCAACTCGGCGATGGGTTTTCTCAGCCCAATTACAGACCCCTACCTGAATATTTTCCGCTCCTTTATTCCGCCTCTAGGAGGCATCGATTTTTCACCGATTTTGGCGATTCTGGCTCTACAATTTCTGTCTTCGGCCCTCAGCCAATTTCCTGTTATGGCCGGTTTCTAG
- a CDS encoding GTP-binding protein yields the protein MPPSRLIPLVIGLSIILGLVIWLIDAILRLYAQVAWTSPFLGNILILMILGLLGLLIYAFFYYFNLSTRPKLSKQAQQRRIKLPEQKTATATTNLQAIRRQVQQIQDEVAKQALLQKSQAIEANLQRGRLHLVVFGTGSAGKTSLVNALLGNRAGRVAPTMGTTQIGETYSLALPGLNREIVITDTPGILEAGIAGTEREKQARQLATEADLLLFVVDNDLRQSEYEPLQALAAIGKRSLLIFNKKDLYTLEDTDMLLTTLRRRVQPFIPAEDVLAIAACPQDIQIQPGLRVKPDPEIDSLVKRLITVLRADAEDLMADNVLLQSQRLGETARQLIDQQRRREATQIIDRYQWVGAGVIAVTPLPVLDMLATAAVNAQMVVEIGRVYGCELDGERGKELALSLGKTFVSLGIVKGAVELLASVLQFQVTTYLLGKLIQAVTAAYLTRIAGKSFIQYFRQDQDWGDGGITEVVQQQFQLSRKDQFIQAFVKEAIAKVVQPLSDTWNLTPETSPEEALAPLPDLSQISPIPLELIPQDNPLPDRPYADWETPPKYLDDW from the coding sequence ATGCCTCCCTCTCGTCTCATTCCCCTTGTTATCGGTCTTAGCATTATCCTCGGCCTGGTGATCTGGCTGATCGATGCGATCCTACGCCTCTATGCCCAGGTGGCCTGGACGTCTCCTTTTTTAGGCAATATCCTCATTCTGATGATCTTGGGGTTATTGGGCCTCTTGATCTATGCTTTTTTTTACTATTTCAACCTCTCCACCCGGCCCAAACTCTCCAAACAGGCCCAGCAACGACGCATCAAACTGCCGGAGCAGAAAACCGCGACCGCTACCACCAATCTCCAGGCCATCCGTCGTCAAGTCCAGCAAATCCAGGATGAAGTGGCAAAACAGGCCCTTTTGCAAAAGTCCCAGGCCATTGAGGCCAATTTACAGCGGGGCCGCCTGCATTTAGTGGTGTTTGGCACTGGCTCCGCGGGCAAAACCTCCCTGGTAAATGCTCTTCTCGGTAATCGAGCCGGTAGGGTGGCGCCGACCATGGGCACGACTCAAATTGGTGAAACCTATTCCCTGGCCCTGCCCGGCCTGAATCGGGAGATCGTGATCACCGATACCCCAGGCATTTTAGAGGCGGGTATTGCCGGTACGGAGCGAGAAAAACAGGCCCGGCAACTGGCCACCGAGGCCGACCTACTGCTGTTTGTGGTGGATAATGACCTGCGCCAATCGGAATACGAACCGCTCCAGGCCCTGGCGGCCATTGGCAAGCGTTCCCTGCTGATCTTCAACAAAAAAGACCTCTACACCCTGGAAGATACAGATATGCTCCTAACGACTTTGCGTCGTCGGGTTCAGCCCTTCATTCCTGCCGAAGATGTCTTGGCCATTGCGGCCTGTCCCCAGGATATTCAAATCCAACCCGGCCTGAGGGTTAAGCCCGATCCTGAAATTGACAGCTTGGTTAAACGCTTGATCACCGTGCTTCGGGCCGATGCAGAGGATTTAATGGCCGACAATGTTCTGCTTCAATCCCAGCGTCTAGGAGAAACGGCCCGACAACTCATTGACCAACAACGTCGTCGGGAAGCGACCCAAATCATCGACCGATATCAATGGGTCGGGGCCGGTGTGATTGCGGTGACGCCTTTGCCGGTGCTGGATATGCTGGCCACCGCGGCGGTCAATGCCCAAATGGTGGTGGAGATCGGCCGCGTCTATGGTTGCGAACTGGATGGTGAGCGGGGGAAGGAATTGGCCCTGTCCCTCGGTAAAACCTTTGTTAGCCTGGGCATTGTTAAGGGAGCAGTGGAATTATTGGCCAGTGTTCTGCAATTTCAGGTGACGACCTATCTTCTAGGCAAATTAATTCAGGCTGTCACCGCCGCCTACCTGACTCGCATTGCCGGGAAGAGTTTTATCCAATATTTTCGCCAAGACCAGGATTGGGGCGATGGCGGTATTACCGAAGTTGTTCAGCAACAATTTCAACTTAGTCGCAAGGATCAGTTCATCCAAGCCTTTGTCAAAGAAGCCATTGCTAAGGTCGTACAGCCCTTGAGTGACACCTGGAACCTGACTCCCGAGACATCCCCAGAAGAGGCCCTGGCCCCTTTGCCGGATTTATCCCAGATTTCCCCAATTCCCCTGGAATTGATTCCCCAGGATAACCCCCTTCCCGACCGGCCCTATGCAGATTGGGAAACGCCGCCCAAGTACCTGGATGATTGGTAA